In the Telopea speciosissima isolate NSW1024214 ecotype Mountain lineage chromosome 2, Tspe_v1, whole genome shotgun sequence genome, one interval contains:
- the LOC122652653 gene encoding NADH kinase yields the protein MSRRRLLVLLKPGNAYRPSCSDGVSRVRNPQILGYLENRCKVHMDAVKFCQDILRRKAVDWEPILRSDLVQPIRNVDLVVTIGGDGTLLQASHFMDDSVPVLGVNSDPTQVNEVKEFSDEFDATRSTGYLCAATAENFEQVLDDILEGYRVPCKLTRISIRVNSQLLSTYALNDVLIAHPCPATVSWFSFRIKGDGRLCYPLVNCRSSGLRVCTAAGSTAAMFSGGGFTMPISSQELQFMVREPISPGAAKSKMHGFIKSDQSMDTNWYSKEGMIYVDGSHLSHSIQHGDTIEISSKAPILKVFLPSHLISK from the exons ATTCTAggttacttggagaacaggTGTAAGGTTCACATGGATGCAGTCAAATTTTGTCAAGATATTTTGCGGCGAAAGGCGGTTGACTGGGAGCCTATTTTGCGGAGTGATCTAGTGCAACCTATCCGCAATGTGGATCTGGTTGTCACTATTGGTGGTGATGGCACTCTTTTGCAGGCAAGTCACTTCATGGATGACTCGGTTCCAGTTCTAGGAGTGAACTCTGACCCCACACAAGTCAATGAG GTGAAAGAGTTCAGTGATGAGTTTGACGCCACCAGGAGCACTGGCTATCTTTGTGCAGCAACTGCCGAAAACTTTGAACAA GTGTTGGATGACATCCTCGAGGGTTACAGGGTTCCTTGTAAATTAACAAGGATATCGATACGTGTAAACAGTCAATTGCTGTCAACCTATGCTCTCAATGATGTTCTTATTGCACATCCATGTCCAGCCACAGTTTCTTGGTTCTCATTTAG AATCAAAGGTGATGGCCGGTTATGCTACCCTCTTGTGAATTGTCGATCAAGTGGGCTCAGAGTCTGCACTGCTGCTGGGTCTACGGCTGCAATGTTCTCAGGAGGAGGATTTACAATGCCCATTTCAAGTCAGGAACTCCAGTTTATGGTAAGGGAACCCATTTCACCTGGAGCAGCTAAGTCtaagatgcatgggtttattaAATCTGATCAATCCATGGATACAAACTGGTACAGTAAAGAAGGTATGATATATGTTGATGGTTCTCATCTATCTCATTCTATTCAACATGGAGATACCATTGAAATATCTTCGAAGGCTCCAATCTTAAAAGTTTTCTTGCCCTCTCACCTGATATCAAAGTAA